TGTTAAGGAAGCATAAGTAACTCTACATTCAAGTAGTAAGCTAGCCAAATCACAGGATTGGTAAAGATGTAATCCAGGCCTGGTCCGTTTACGGTAATGACTGCAACTTCCTTGGGTACAAACATCATGTTATGGCCTataaaacattgcacgtcTAGGATCATCGCCACGTTGAGGAGTAGGAATGTTGCGCTCGATTTTACCATCAGATAGCAGGTAGAAGACTGACTATTCTATCTCCAGCACACCTGCTTTTATCGCCTCGCGGATGAATTTTGTAGAAGTAGAGGGGATCGCACAGTTTATTTACGGCACATAACTGTATGAAAATTCACACTTGTTGAATTCTTCGCCACGATATTTCAATTGCAGAAGATTTTCCCCAGCCATGTTACACATTTCGGCCAGCTGATCAGAATTTTCTTGTAAAACCATCGCGATTCTCAgtggtaagaagacgttgtatttTCTCTCGATCGTCGTCAGAACACGAACTATAAATTTCGTTTCGACCAGTCTTAGCCCAGTGACTTTCTTCGAGTTTCGACATCTTTTTGGTCGGTAGATTTTCCTGGCGGCTGACGTAGTTGACTAATGTCAGATCCATTGTGTTTCGATAAAAGATGCTTCTTTCACAACTTAGAACAGTTCACGATGAGAAGAGACGATGAGAACAGAAAGACTATTGTAACAAGCTCACGTTTTATACATCACCCACCTCCGCTACAATTTTCTACCAGACAAGTCACGACATGCATTGACTCTCTAGAAACGTGATCGGTAAAATAGCGACTGGTGGCGCCATCTATGTTAATGCTCTTATTAGTAACACTTCCGTCAGTAAAATTTCTGCCATCTAATGGCGAAAATTAGAAATGTCCGCTGATCTGACgacaaaaattcgaaaatggtTTCTCATCTGACAGCACAGAAATCTTGTTATCGAACTGTCTGTTGATACAATCGAGCAAAAATACAGGTGGTGCCATCCACGATGACGCTTCTGTCGATAACACTACCGTAGATAAGGTTTACGATCGCGGGGTGACATACCGACTGTCGGTAAAGCAGGAATCGCGGTTGACTCTGCCAGTGGGCCGCCATTGTATCCAAGAACTCTCTTATTATATCTCATCTACGAGAAGAATGTTGTCAATTACATCTTCAAAATTTGTGTCGAGCGAAGAAGAATAAAGCGCCGCTGATTCAGACCAGGAATTTGTCACTTCGCGTCTTGTTATAAGAATTCAAAAGTGAGTCAAAATACACAATCACAAAAATCGTTATAATTTGTCGTCTGTAATGACATACAGCCGTTGCCCTCACAATTCTgatttttactcaattttacaacaaaaaacaaaataagaatGTTACTCCTACCTTGTTATGAACATCATTTAAGGATACTGGATCGACAAGCCCCAGTTTTTTCCAGACCGGTTTCTCGACGTCACCTTCGCTGCTACTGCAATTCAAACTCTCACTTTCATCCAGAGTAGATTTATCACAGCCATCACCGACTGCCAATTCCCgaaaactttgatttttatgaaGTACAATATTTGGGGCATAgacattattttcactttttttgtTACAAGCAGAACTAGTCGATGTTGCGTCAACGTCTCTTGGCAACTGACCAAAATTTCTTTCGGAACTCTTCTTTGCCGCGAAAGGTATTACTGATTTTTCACTATGTAAATCCTGCGAACTTCTGGATGTGATATTGCGTGACTCTGACCAATTCACATGTAAGCCTGCAGATCTCTGATTTGTGCCTGTCTGTGCGCTATCAATCCTATGATTTAGAAACTGATCAAGAGCTAGGATTTCTGTTCGCGGTGTTGAAATATTCATGCCAAATAACGCGTCGGTTACGACCTGAGTAAATCGCGAGAAATCAGCACTCGACTCGTTCGTCGAggcatttttttcaacgtcagTTTTTCGTTCCGAACTTGAGAGCTCCATTAATatgtaatttctctcctgctTCGGAAATACGTCAAAGTTGATACGGCTGGATGGCTGGCATGGACACTTTGAAGATTTCCGAGGCGTACTTGCTCGTATTGATATTTGACCCGATTGCAATATGCCACGTGCATCCCGACTTTTCACACCAAAATTGTTATTAATCAGGCCTTGTTTTTGACTGCAACTAACACTTTGCacgattttcttcgtttcctttttctcgTCGTTAGAGTGATATGTCTGCTCTTCGTTCTTGCTCATTACTTTTCCGCCATTTTCCACAATACTTACACTCTGTTTCGGGACTTCACCATCCTTGATCTGCTCCGAATGCATtagatttatttgaatatcatCAGCAGCTGAGGATGTCTTATCGTGGTAATCCCATTTGTGTTCTTTCCTTGGTTCCACTGGCTGAACAACGTAGAGCGGGCTGTTTGCTTTCATCAGGATGCTTTTTTGCGGTCTCAGGAGTGCATTATGTGTGTAGACTTTTCTTTTTGAACTGCTCGAAGGCGACCGTCTCCTTGGGTGTTTAAAGCGATTAGGACTAATGTCACTGGAGTGAGACCGCCGGCGATCCAAGGGCATTTTGGTAGCTGGATGCACCGGAACAGGTATCCTCGTCTTGGGCACTTCTGGTGTACGACCTATGATTTCATCGTCGGTATCTGGTGTTCGGAGCTTGACGACTTCTCCGCCGAAATGCACCCGCCTCCGAATATTCCGCTTCTCGGGAATAATGTCTTCTAGGATTTGAACTATTCCCACGTCTTCATCGCTGAAATTACTTTCACTTACAGAATCAGACTCGGTGTCCGCCtcgtttttcttattcttttcttcctcTAATATTGTCATTGAGAtcgccgtttccgagtaaaattttatctcaGTTTCTACAACAACGCGAGCCGGTGGAATTAATTCAACAAGGACATCATTGTGTTCGTCGTATTGGTTACGACCATCGTTTGTTGCACCGCAAGTATCACTATCACTACCCCACTTCTCCATCAGTGGTACGATTTCTTCAACTTCCTCATACTTTTGATGGTCATTCAACCCCACATTCTTATCTTTGGAAATCTTTACGTTATGGACTTCGCAAAGAACTTCAAAGTCACGTTTCAAGTTTGCATTATAATCCAACAGGTTGGAATCGAAATCGCCAGTTCCAATCTTCTCGCGTATGTGCGCCAGAGATCTCAACACAGCTTCCTGGTGAGTAACTTGAACCATACGTGAAGCCAATGCGTTTATAGTGAACTTCAACATTTCTTTTGAGGGTTTCAAGTTACCAGCCGATGAGAAGAGCAGTGAAGGAATGCCGACGATCACCCCCACGCCGATGTTACTTTGAAGATTATCCAGAGCATCGGGACGGTTGAAACCGTTGTCTAATATCTAGATAGAATTGACTGAAATTAGATTTTGAGCGCACTAAAGAAATAATGAACAAACCATAATGAAGTTCGTACCTTTTGAAACATCTTCATCGTGTCTTGGCTGCAGCAAAGATAAACTTGGAGAGTATCCAGTGCGCCTTTTCTCACAGCTGGTGCTGAATGGCCTAAATTTGTCACTAGTTCTGGGAACACTGGGACCATCAACTTGTCGACAGAGTTCTGTTCGACAGCAGGCAGAGCATCGACGAGGACGCGGAGAGCATGCTGACGAACTTCCCACTCAGGATCTCGTAGTCTTTGCGATATTTCATGAAAAGTATATTCCGGGTCGATAGTAGGTGGAAATTGCCTGGTGCGGACCTGAGAATTGAAATAAGTAATATAACgtgcgataaaaatttattgagtCTATGAATCTACTTATGAAATAGGAGCTTAcatttgttatattttataatcttGTGGTGCTTAACTTTAGAACGCATGGGAGAATTTACAGCAGCCTTTGTGAAGAACGTGCGACGACGAGGTTGCGTCAGAGTAGACGGCCAAAGAAATGGATgaatttcagtaatttttgtacaaattacTAACTCtctggtgaattttttttccatgtaaCGTTGGATTTACTGAGATACATTAAACAAATTTTGCataaacatttatttacatGAAGTGTTGTTATTTCAGTTAACGTTGACTGTGACTCTCTCTGTGACATTTTACAAGCATCAATTCGAACGTAAATATCCGCGCAGCACACAATATTGCATAAACATTGCAACAACATTGCTATATTGCAATTACGGTTGCCAGTATTCAGACACATTGTAGCAATACTACAATTTGCAGCATCTGTATGAAATATTGCTGATAGGCTGCTGCAATATTGTAATTCCCGCAACCTGCGCATCATAATTGCTCTAAGATTGCAGCAACATGAAACtgatatattgtaacgtgtgCGGTTTTCTCGAAGCTGGTGGTTTATGAGAAGACCCCGTTAGTATAAGTGTATTTGCTTTTTAACAGAGAGTAtggtgaaaatgataaaattgaagGACTTCCTCTTGGATGTGGAAAAGTAAAATCGCTCTAATTTCGGTGCACAGACTTGGGTTGTTAGCTAGAACCTCGTTGTCGAAGACATGGGTTTTTGAACCGATGCTTCCTTCTAACGTCCCGGATTCGGTTGTTAATCCAGGCAGCTGTTCTCGTGAGACTAGCGTAAGAACCGTAGCTGATAGTGTCTATCTTAATTTGATTACGACAGCTGAAAATACAGACCAGGGTGATTAATCGTGGCTGTCTGTCAAGCTAAAAGATGTCAAAGTATCGTATCGTTCCTGGATACAGAATACACAGTGCCGTATAACTACAAGGTTTCACTCATCGCTGTCTGTAAACTTACCGATACCGATGGAAAGATTGACAATATCGATCAAGAAAACAGATGCGCTGAATAATAAAGATTTTAATAAAGGAAATCGAAATACAAAGAAggtattaataaaaaaaaattatgtggATTCAACATACAAATCATATAACGGAAATAATTGAACAGAACATCAGTTCTGCTCCTattgttgaataaatataattcaaacttttcaaatttctaatcCATGCTTTATAGATGCCTCTTTTTATTCTACGTCTCATGAGTCTATCATCTAGTGCGTTACGCAAATGAAATTCTAATACATTATTCGACAGATTTATAGAATTTCTCTGAGTTTAGAAAGATCGAAGCACTTTTAGTCCAGTCGGAATATCCATGAATTTAGACGACTTCTATTCAACAGCCGTGCCCaaccgccaatttttttttaagtagtTTGAACCTAAAAGAATACAGTGTAAAATTTGCGGGATCACAAAATGACGACTTTTGgccgaaaatattatttaaataaacaagTGTTACTATTTTGATGTTATTATATTTAGAATgagatttatcgaaaaatgttttttacgaaaaatgtACGCCGTAATGAAATCTACAAAATGAGTCCTATGCAAAAATCACGTAGAACTATTAGCTTGGCGGTTGAACACTGttgaacaacaatttttcagaaaatttattattgtgTTTAAGAGAGACTTGACCAATTTCCAGAAAGTCCCCATATAACACTTCCCGAGAAGACGCCTAGGCGATGAGTCGCAATCGATAAATACCTCGTGGCAATGTGccttgttttaatttttcaaattcaatttacgtACTAAGGTTAAATTATCGTTGTCGATGTGACCACGAATTACTTAACTGAGAAACAAATCTTCATATAACATCTGCGAAGTCGGTAGACACACCAAATATCAACGACGACAATAGAAAATCTACGGAACCTGTGGCCAATCATCGAGGATCTCCATCTGCCTCTTACGAACGGTAGTCGTACTGTGCCACCGTTCGTAATAATTATCAGCGTTTTGACGTTAAGTAAACCATTGTGAAATAACTTGACATTTCATTTTAATATACTGGAAACTTCTGTAAGTTTCGCTTCACACCTTTTGTTTAATTCAGAATCATTTCAACAGAGTTTCCACCTAGTAGTTTTTTTCGAGTCACCTATTTCATACCATTTATGTTAAACAACACGAGCGACGTAATCAACTTGGGAGCCTTTTGGCGTATTTTAACGTGTTTGTATGAATGGATGAGTGAATGAGTGTTTAAGATAGGTATCCGGCATTGTTAAGAGATCCTCTTTTTGGATCGTGAAACATGatcaaaataaagaaaattgtgaCACTCGGTAAAATGTGCCTGGTATTctttttgttaaaataaattgcATCTTCACTTGTAGTGTAAATTTCCAGTTATTCGctattcaattattaaaatattaacatGGCCACTTGGCACTAACGAAACCGTTACAATACTAGCCACGCCTGCTATCTTTGGTCGATTGTCCTTGATCCATGTGAGCCGTCCAGATGACCATTAGAGTATATTATATGCTTCACAAGACTTAATGTTTTAATTATGTGTAGGTGATAGAATGGTATTCGGAAATAGGGGGCTGGGTGAACCGAGACGGGATAAGTTAATCTTATGGTGGATTTCAAAATGTTCAGTATGTCTGACAAAAAACTGTTTACATCATCAAAATAAAGTCGTTCAAGTAAATTTTGCACCtttctacaaaattttaaaacgccGTAAAAAAATGCTGTAGTTTATTTATAGTTATTTTAGCGCGTATTATACGATACTATTgattggagaaaaattacaaatgcTGATTTGCTTGCTGGCAAGGCTCAAAAATTACCGCTATTTGCACTTCGTGTTTGCTTTCACCTCACGCGTCACACTGGTATTTTCGCAAGCTCCCTGATGTTACCACGGCTGCATCCATGTAGACCCAAATAATTCGCATTAACGGGATGACGATCGCGAGGTTGAAAGAGTTAGAGTTAACAGgtaagtatttaaaaatttccataCCTATGTATGAATATCTGCTTTTATCATTTTGAATCATCTGAATTCGCATCTACATTTACCTTGCTTACAATTTGTGGTCTTTGATTTATATTAAATCActatcaattatttcaattttatcgatGCACCGTCTTGTACTTCGAATAATGAAGGATTGatattctcgacctcgtatgtaATGTATTGGTGAATCTTGGTGAACGGTCAATGAAAGTGAAC
Above is a genomic segment from Neodiprion pinetum isolate iyNeoPine1 chromosome 1, iyNeoPine1.2, whole genome shotgun sequence containing:
- the LOC124224746 gene encoding uncharacterized protein codes for the protein MVPVFPELVTNLGHSAPAVRKGALDTLQVYLCCSQDTMKMFQKILDNGFNRPDALDNLQSNIGVGVIVGIPSLLFSSAGNLKPSKEMLKFTINALASRMVQVTHQEAVLRSLAHIREKIGTGDFDSNLLDYNANLKRDFEVLCEVHNVKISKDKNVGLNDHQKYEEVEEIVPLMEKWGSDSDTCGATNDGRNQYDEHNDVLVELIPPARVVVETEIKFYSETAISMTILEEEKNKKNEADTESDSVSESNFSDEDVGIVQILEDIIPEKRNIRRRVHFGGEVVKLRTPDTDDEIIGRTPEVPKTRIPVPVHPATKMPLDRRRSHSSDISPNRFKHPRRRSPSSSSKRKVYTHNALLRPQKSILMKANSPLYVVQPVEPRKEHKWDYHDKTSSAADDIQINLMHSEQIKDGEVPKQSVSIVENGGKVMSKNEEQTYHSNDEKKETKKIVQSVSCSQKQGLINNNFGVKSRDARGILQSGQISIRASTPRKSSKCPCQPSSRINFDVFPKQERNYILMELSSSERKTDVEKNASTNESSADFSRFTQVVTDALFGMNISTPRTEILALDQFLNHRIDSAQTGTNQRSAGLHVNWSESRNITSRSSQDLHSEKSVIPFAAKKSSERNFGQLPRDVDATSTSSACNKKSENNVYAPNIVLHKNQSFRELAVGDGCDKSTLDESESLNCSSSEGDVEKPVWKKLGLVDPVSLNDVHNKIESKTNLLLQLGAATKMKSRIPVLRSRYQRLLTTEARPGNLDGWGAGFRVAARSGVALHDISCQKTRCSELTQRSNVSYVSMYHRRKPLTKRSVFQVLQPMPDAVKQCSCPKLRHQPSTPSRKLPTHVNRDMRITKQQSSEDV